Proteins from a genomic interval of Arachis hypogaea cultivar Tifrunner chromosome 10, arahy.Tifrunner.gnm2.J5K5, whole genome shotgun sequence:
- the LOC112718329 gene encoding uncharacterized protein — protein MDPTMKQFQQKLTEVELEAELLLLARHQMVDNDKLRNGNREALTALRKRARTTKTSVPTPFESMMKGVEGLRSRPLVQEVCNTCGNHDSFEKTWMIFPGTDMFASIPFHAAHTILETDQPRLDFEAKKLQSIVKEKSLLISETGALADKIGPGVVRSLVTLNDKSK, from the exons ATGGATCCTACCATGAAACAATTCCAACAAAAATTAACAGAAGTGGAACTGGAAGCCGAGCTTCTTCTTTTGGCCCGGCATCAG ATGGTTGATAATGATAAATTGAGAAATGGGAATAGAGAAGCACTGACTGCATTAAGGAAGAGGGCTCGGACAACCAAGACTAGTGTTCCGACTCCTTTTGAATCGATGATGAAGGGAGTCGAAGGGTTGAGGTCAAGACCCTTGGTGCAAGAAGTGTGTAACACCTGTGGTAACCATGATTCATTCGAGAAGACGTGGATGATATTTCCAGGAACTGATATGTTTGCCAGCATCCCATTCCATGCTGCCCACACTATCTTGGAAACAG ATCAACCTCGACTTGACTTTGAGGCAAAGAAGCTACAGAGCATAGTGAAGGAAAAATCATTACTTATTTCAGAGACAGGTGCCCTTGCTGATAAGATAGGACCAGGCGTGGTTAGATCTCTTGTAACCTTAAACGACAAGTCAAAGTAA